Proteins found in one Microcella daejeonensis genomic segment:
- the pulA gene encoding pullulanase-type alpha-1,6-glucosidase produces MIGALAVSALGAGAVPPAVAADSTYALVGDLQSELGCAADWAPDCVETELLPTGEPGTYSAEFTLPAGDYLYKVAADDAWERAWGLDGGDANIPLSIAGDSTVRITFDAEIERVGLELLSLAGASDPADESIVAPPVRQPGSDESFYFVMTDRFANGDPANDLGGLEGDRMATGFDPTDKGFFHGGDIAGIRQNLDYIEGLGTSAIWFTPSFKNRPVQGEGANASAGYHGYWITDFTQLDPHLGTNEELAALIDEAHARGIKIYFDIITNHTADVIDYAEGQYSYIDKATSPYLDAAGAAFEPGDFAGTGDFPQLDAATSFPYTPVIAPGDEDVKVPAWLNDPALYHNRGDSTFSGESTTFGDFVGLDDLMTEHPRVVDGFVDVYQQWIDLGIDGFRIDTAKHVNFEFWEQWSSEVLDYAREVAGKPDFFMFGEVYDADPVKLAPYIRDTDMNSVLDFTFQQKAVSFAAGNSAKGLQDLFAGDDRYTTPDSSATALPTFLGNHDMGRVGFFLANSGAPLERTVLAHELMYLTRGQPVVYYGDEQGFAGTGGDKDARQTLFATQTAEYANQPLITGEQAGTVDRYDTDAPLYDAIADLAALRSSTPALQTGAQIERLADGGVYAFSRVDRAEKVEHLVAVNNAATPREVVIPTLTADAAFAVLHGDAAAAASAADGSVTVTVPALSAVVWRADRTVTAPEAALAHTVAVPAAGAALTDLAPVAADVDDATWRETSFAWRVAGAEEWTPLGTAENSSPRVFHDVRGLDAGTLVEYRAVSIDAAGNRSAASTYASVGNAIDLAVDDGGETEVDPTMVTVPGSFNSEIGCAGDWAPDCEAAALTKRADGIWSTTLEIPAGSFEYKVAIDGSWALNYGANGVQDGPNAALELDAPTAVTFYWDPRSKVVSSSVDGPVVTIAGSFQSELGCAADWQPECMASFAQDGDRDGVYVFRTDRLPAGAYEGKVAHGLSWAENYGLGGARDGGNYSFTVSEGSAVEFRYTLETHVLEIVSADAPLAGTGTQQAHWLAADVLAWPVALLDGADAGEAEWTLEHAAAGGLAIADGAVTGGDGEPIAVELVEGGLPEELRQSFPHLAGSLALAPVGLDRAGVAALLQGELMLVQRVEGSITAATGIQVPGVLDDLYAEAAAEARLGAVVDGDEASAALWAPTARAVALERWSAGTTGEPELLDAVRDDRSGVWTASGLEPGDEYRWSIEVLAPSTGQVETNSVTDPYSTALTPNSARTVVVDLDDPATQPALWRDTPAPEVERSVDRAIYELHVRDFSIGDPSVPEEERGTYRAFTRDSSGTAQLRELAEAGITTVHLLPTFDIATIEESRAEQAEPACDLASFGPASEEQQACIASIRDLDGFNWGYDPYHFQTPEGSYAVDADGAARVGEFREMVGALHATGLEVVLDKVFNHTAEAGQGQKSVLDRIVPGYYHRLNAVGAVETSTCCQNVATEHALAQKLMVDSVVVWARDYRVDGFRFDLMGHHSTENMQAVRDALDALTLERDGVDGESVFLYGEGWNFGEVANNARFEQATQGQLGGTGIATFNDRLRDAVHGGSPVDGSSTFVQGFGTGLGTDPNGDPVNGSTEAAVADLANQSDLVRLGLVGNLRDYEVPAADGALTPGDELDYRGSPAGYADQPDEVINYVDAHDNETLYDLSVLKLPRETTMAERVRMNTLSLATVTLSQAPSFWHAGTELLRSKSLDRNSYNAGDWFNRIDWTGQESTFGSGLPSEEDNGEKWPIMAPLLADPALKPAAADMAAAEAQALDLLRVRQSVDLLQLGSAELIEQKVSFPNSGPGATPGLVVMLIDDLLGEDVDPELEGALVAFNASPDAITEPIDGLAGRAFALAGAQARGSDPVVRETAWQRSSGTLSIPGRTVAVLVDDQPGSGQPGGPGGGAPGNGGGNPGNGNGPGDGPGKGGGPQSAGEGRPSVVLGASVVEPGQSLRISGAGFAAGERVQIWLESTPRLLVAVEASGSGELSTSVVIPADAELGDHTIRLRALDSGAEATAALRVGALALTGVEPWLAGALALSLLAAGGLLVGPRLRRGAA; encoded by the coding sequence ATGATCGGAGCGCTGGCCGTCTCCGCGCTGGGGGCCGGGGCGGTTCCGCCCGCCGTCGCCGCCGACAGCACGTACGCCCTCGTGGGCGATCTGCAGTCCGAGCTCGGCTGCGCCGCCGACTGGGCGCCCGACTGCGTCGAGACCGAGCTGCTGCCCACGGGCGAGCCCGGCACGTACTCGGCCGAGTTCACCCTGCCCGCCGGCGACTACCTCTACAAGGTGGCCGCCGATGACGCGTGGGAGCGCGCCTGGGGCCTCGACGGCGGCGACGCGAACATCCCGCTGTCGATCGCGGGCGACTCGACCGTGCGCATCACCTTCGACGCCGAGATCGAGCGCGTCGGCCTCGAGCTGCTGAGCCTCGCCGGTGCGTCCGACCCCGCCGACGAGTCGATCGTCGCGCCGCCGGTGCGCCAGCCGGGCAGCGACGAGAGCTTCTACTTCGTCATGACCGACCGATTCGCGAACGGTGACCCGGCGAACGACCTCGGCGGGCTCGAGGGCGATCGCATGGCGACCGGCTTCGATCCGACCGACAAGGGCTTCTTCCACGGAGGCGACATCGCGGGCATCCGGCAGAACCTCGACTACATCGAGGGTCTCGGCACGAGCGCCATCTGGTTCACGCCGAGCTTCAAGAACCGCCCGGTGCAGGGCGAGGGCGCGAACGCCTCGGCCGGGTACCACGGGTACTGGATCACCGACTTCACCCAGCTCGACCCGCACCTCGGCACGAACGAGGAGCTCGCCGCCCTCATCGACGAGGCGCACGCGCGCGGCATCAAGATCTACTTCGACATCATCACCAACCACACGGCCGACGTCATCGACTACGCGGAGGGGCAGTACTCGTACATCGACAAGGCCACGAGCCCCTACCTCGACGCGGCGGGCGCGGCGTTCGAGCCCGGCGACTTCGCCGGCACCGGCGACTTCCCGCAGCTGGACGCCGCGACGAGCTTCCCGTACACGCCCGTCATCGCTCCCGGCGATGAGGACGTCAAGGTGCCGGCCTGGCTGAACGACCCCGCGCTCTACCACAACCGCGGCGACTCGACCTTCTCGGGCGAGTCGACGACCTTCGGCGACTTCGTCGGTCTCGACGACCTCATGACCGAGCATCCCCGCGTCGTCGACGGCTTCGTCGACGTCTACCAGCAGTGGATCGACCTCGGCATCGACGGGTTCCGCATCGACACCGCGAAGCACGTGAACTTCGAGTTCTGGGAGCAGTGGAGCAGCGAGGTGCTCGACTACGCCCGCGAGGTCGCCGGCAAGCCCGACTTCTTCATGTTCGGCGAGGTCTACGACGCCGATCCGGTGAAGCTCGCGCCGTACATCCGCGACACCGACATGAACTCGGTGCTCGACTTCACCTTCCAGCAGAAGGCCGTCTCCTTCGCGGCCGGCAACTCGGCGAAGGGCCTGCAGGATCTCTTCGCGGGCGACGACCGATACACGACGCCCGACTCCTCGGCGACCGCGCTGCCCACCTTCCTCGGCAACCACGACATGGGCCGGGTCGGCTTCTTCCTCGCCAACTCGGGCGCTCCGCTCGAGCGCACCGTGCTCGCGCACGAGCTGATGTACCTCACGCGCGGTCAGCCGGTCGTCTACTACGGCGACGAGCAGGGCTTCGCGGGCACCGGCGGCGACAAGGACGCGCGCCAGACCCTCTTCGCGACGCAGACGGCGGAGTACGCGAACCAGCCCCTGATCACCGGCGAGCAGGCCGGCACCGTCGACCGCTACGACACGGATGCTCCGCTCTACGACGCGATCGCCGACCTCGCCGCGCTGCGCTCGTCGACGCCCGCGCTGCAGACGGGCGCGCAGATCGAGCGCCTCGCCGACGGCGGCGTCTATGCCTTCAGCCGCGTCGACCGGGCGGAGAAGGTCGAGCACCTCGTCGCCGTCAACAACGCCGCGACGCCCCGCGAGGTCGTCATCCCGACGCTGACGGCCGACGCCGCCTTCGCCGTGCTGCACGGCGACGCCGCGGCCGCCGCGAGCGCGGCGGACGGCTCGGTGACGGTCACGGTGCCGGCGCTGTCGGCCGTCGTCTGGCGAGCCGACCGCACGGTCACGGCGCCCGAGGCCGCCCTCGCCCACACGGTCGCCGTCCCCGCGGCCGGAGCGGCCCTGACCGACCTCGCCCCCGTCGCCGCCGACGTCGACGACGCCACCTGGCGCGAGACGAGCTTCGCCTGGCGCGTCGCGGGAGCGGAGGAGTGGACGCCGCTCGGCACGGCCGAGAACTCCTCGCCCCGCGTCTTCCACGACGTGCGCGGGCTCGACGCCGGCACGCTCGTGGAGTACCGCGCGGTGTCCATCGACGCCGCCGGCAACCGTTCCGCCGCCTCGACGTACGCCTCGGTCGGCAACGCGATCGATCTCGCCGTCGACGACGGCGGCGAGACCGAGGTCGACCCGACCATGGTCACCGTCCCGGGCAGCTTCAACTCCGAGATCGGCTGCGCGGGCGACTGGGCCCCCGACTGCGAGGCGGCCGCGCTGACGAAGCGCGCCGACGGCATCTGGTCGACCACGCTCGAGATCCCGGCCGGCTCGTTCGAGTACAAGGTCGCGATCGACGGCAGCTGGGCGCTCAACTACGGCGCGAACGGCGTGCAGGACGGCCCGAACGCGGCCCTCGAGCTCGACGCCCCGACCGCGGTGACCTTCTACTGGGACCCGCGATCGAAGGTCGTCTCGAGCTCCGTCGACGGGCCGGTCGTGACGATCGCCGGCAGCTTCCAGTCGGAGCTCGGCTGCGCCGCCGACTGGCAGCCCGAGTGCATGGCCTCCTTCGCGCAGGACGGCGACCGCGACGGCGTCTACGTCTTCCGCACCGACCGTCTGCCGGCCGGCGCCTACGAGGGCAAGGTCGCCCACGGGCTCTCCTGGGCCGAGAACTACGGCCTCGGCGGCGCCCGCGACGGCGGCAACTACTCCTTCACGGTGAGCGAGGGCAGCGCCGTCGAGTTCCGCTACACCCTCGAGACGCACGTGCTCGAGATCGTCTCGGCGGATGCTCCGCTCGCCGGCACCGGAACGCAGCAGGCGCACTGGCTCGCCGCCGACGTGCTCGCGTGGCCCGTCGCCCTCCTCGACGGCGCCGACGCCGGTGAGGCGGAGTGGACGCTCGAGCACGCCGCCGCCGGCGGCCTCGCCATCGCCGACGGCGCCGTCACGGGCGGTGACGGCGAACCGATCGCCGTCGAGCTCGTCGAGGGCGGGCTGCCCGAGGAGCTGCGTCAGTCGTTCCCGCACCTCGCCGGGAGCCTCGCGCTCGCGCCGGTCGGCCTCGACCGCGCCGGCGTCGCCGCGCTGCTGCAGGGCGAGCTGATGCTCGTGCAGCGGGTCGAGGGCAGCATCACCGCGGCGACGGGCATCCAGGTACCGGGTGTTCTCGACGACCTCTACGCGGAGGCCGCGGCCGAGGCGCGACTCGGAGCGGTCGTCGACGGCGATGAGGCATCGGCCGCGCTGTGGGCCCCGACGGCGCGCGCCGTCGCGCTCGAGCGCTGGAGCGCCGGCACGACCGGGGAGCCCGAGCTGCTCGACGCCGTGCGCGACGATCGCAGCGGCGTGTGGACGGCCTCCGGACTCGAGCCCGGCGACGAGTACCGCTGGAGCATCGAGGTGCTCGCCCCGAGCACGGGGCAGGTCGAGACGAACTCGGTGACCGACCCCTACTCGACGGCGCTCACCCCGAACTCGGCGCGCACCGTCGTCGTCGACCTCGACGACCCCGCCACCCAGCCCGCGCTCTGGCGCGACACCCCGGCCCCCGAGGTCGAGCGCAGCGTCGACCGGGCCATCTACGAGCTGCACGTGCGCGACTTCTCCATCGGCGACCCCTCGGTGCCGGAGGAGGAGCGGGGCACGTACCGCGCCTTCACGCGCGACTCGAGCGGCACCGCGCAGCTGCGCGAGCTCGCCGAGGCGGGCATCACGACGGTGCACCTGCTGCCCACCTTCGACATCGCGACGATCGAGGAGTCCCGCGCGGAGCAGGCCGAGCCCGCCTGCGATCTGGCCTCGTTCGGGCCGGCCTCGGAGGAGCAGCAGGCGTGCATCGCGAGCATCCGCGATCTCGACGGCTTCAACTGGGGGTACGACCCGTACCACTTCCAGACGCCCGAGGGCTCGTACGCGGTCGACGCCGACGGCGCCGCGCGCGTCGGCGAGTTCCGCGAGATGGTCGGCGCGCTGCACGCGACCGGTCTCGAGGTCGTGCTCGACAAGGTGTTCAACCACACCGCCGAGGCGGGCCAGGGGCAGAAGTCGGTGCTCGACCGCATCGTGCCCGGCTACTACCACCGCCTCAACGCGGTCGGCGCGGTCGAGACCTCGACCTGCTGCCAGAACGTGGCCACCGAGCACGCGCTCGCGCAGAAGCTCATGGTCGACTCGGTCGTCGTCTGGGCGCGGGACTACCGCGTCGACGGGTTCCGCTTCGACCTCATGGGGCACCACTCGACCGAGAACATGCAGGCCGTGCGCGACGCGCTCGACGCGCTCACCCTCGAGCGCGACGGCGTCGACGGCGAGAGCGTGTTCCTCTACGGGGAGGGCTGGAACTTCGGCGAGGTCGCGAACAATGCGCGCTTCGAGCAGGCCACCCAGGGGCAGCTCGGCGGCACGGGCATCGCGACGTTCAACGACCGGCTGCGCGACGCCGTGCACGGCGGCAGCCCGGTCGACGGCTCGTCGACCTTCGTGCAGGGCTTCGGCACCGGGCTCGGCACCGACCCGAACGGCGACCCCGTGAACGGCTCGACCGAGGCGGCGGTCGCCGACCTCGCGAACCAGAGCGACCTCGTGCGCCTCGGGCTCGTGGGCAACCTGCGCGACTACGAGGTGCCCGCCGCCGACGGGGCGCTCACGCCCGGCGACGAGCTCGACTACCGCGGCTCGCCCGCGGGGTACGCCGATCAGCCCGACGAGGTCATCAACTACGTCGACGCGCACGACAACGAGACGCTCTACGACCTCTCGGTGCTCAAGCTGCCGCGCGAGACGACGATGGCCGAGCGGGTGCGCATGAACACGCTCTCGCTCGCCACGGTGACGCTCTCGCAGGCGCCGTCGTTCTGGCACGCCGGAACCGAGCTGCTGCGCTCGAAGTCGCTCGACCGCAACAGCTACAACGCGGGCGACTGGTTCAACCGCATCGACTGGACCGGGCAGGAGTCGACCTTCGGCTCGGGGCTGCCGAGCGAGGAGGACAACGGCGAGAAGTGGCCGATCATGGCGCCGCTGCTCGCCGACCCCGCGCTCAAGCCGGCCGCGGCCGACATGGCGGCGGCGGAGGCCCAGGCCCTCGACCTGCTGCGGGTGCGCCAGAGCGTCGACCTGCTGCAGCTCGGCTCGGCCGAGCTCATCGAGCAGAAGGTCTCGTTCCCCAACAGCGGACCGGGCGCGACGCCCGGGCTCGTCGTCATGCTCATCGACGATCTGCTCGGCGAGGACGTCGACCCCGAGCTGGAGGGCGCCCTCGTGGCGTTCAACGCCTCGCCCGACGCGATCACCGAGCCGATCGACGGTCTCGCCGGGCGGGCGTTCGCCCTCGCCGGCGCGCAGGCCCGCGGCTCCGACCCGGTGGTGCGCGAGACCGCGTGGCAGCGCTCCAGCGGCACCCTGAGCATCCCCGGCCGCACGGTCGCGGTGCTCGTCGACGACCAGCCCGGCTCGGGCCAGCCGGGCGGGCCCGGGGGCGGCGCGCCCGGCAACGGCGGCGGCAACCCGGGGAACGGGAACGGTCCGGGCGACGGCCCCGGCAAGGGCGGCGGCCCGCAGTCCGCGGGCGAGGGCCGGCCCTCGGTCGTGCTCGGCGCCTCCGTGGTCGAGCCCGGTCAGTCGCTGCGCATCAGCGGAGCCGGGTTCGCCGCGGGCGAGCGGGTGCAGATCTGGCTGGAGTCCACGCCCCGGCTGCTCGTGGCCGTGGAGGCGAGCGGCAGCGGGGAGCTCAGCACCTCGGTGGTCATCCCCGCCGACGCCGAGCTCGGCGACCACACCATCCGGTTGCGGGCGCTCGACTCGGGAGCGGAGGCGACCGCGGCACTGCGCGTCGGGGCGCTCGCGCTCACCGGCGTCGAGCCCTGGCTGGCGGGGGCTCTCGCCCTCTCCCTGCTCGCCGCCGGCGGGCTGCTCGTGGGGCCGCGGCTGCGACGCGGCGCGGCGTGA
- a CDS encoding class I SAM-dependent methyltransferase, giving the protein MPGEPSENRHRFAVDLLAAPAGATVLEFGAGTGAGSAQVLANDPAARVVVVDRSATAVARIGLRLADELAEGRVTLLDVELAALELPEASVDAAFGVNVNAFWMTMALRESAALMRALAPGAPLVVAYGADPTGSPTRARATLASVAANLASGGFLVEREVVAAEGSAVVARRP; this is encoded by the coding sequence ATGCCCGGCGAGCCGAGCGAGAACCGCCACCGTTTCGCGGTCGACCTGCTGGCGGCTCCCGCCGGCGCGACCGTCCTCGAGTTCGGCGCGGGCACGGGTGCCGGATCAGCCCAGGTTCTCGCGAACGACCCCGCCGCCCGGGTCGTCGTCGTCGACCGCAGCGCCACCGCGGTCGCCCGCATCGGCCTGCGGCTGGCCGACGAGCTCGCCGAGGGCCGGGTCACCCTGCTCGACGTCGAGCTCGCGGCGCTCGAGCTGCCCGAGGCCTCGGTCGATGCGGCGTTCGGCGTCAACGTCAACGCCTTCTGGATGACGATGGCCCTGCGCGAGTCGGCGGCGCTCATGCGCGCCCTCGCTCCGGGCGCGCCGCTCGTCGTGGCCTACGGCGCCGACCCGACGGGCTCGCCCACCCGCGCCCGGGCGACCCTCGCGAGCGTCGCGGCGAACCTCGCCTCGGGCGGGTTCCTCGTCGAGCGCGAGGTCGTCGCGGCCGAGGGCTCGGCCGTGGTCGCACGTCGCCCCTGA